One region of Termitidicoccus mucosus genomic DNA includes:
- a CDS encoding FAD-dependent oxidoreductase yields MSYTRSAGGIQPRIARRPGWLFSRGVVEHVVMQAKPCDFTTPCLVVGGGPAGYGAALAASRAGCKVLLVEHHGYLGGMGAAANLSCYLNYRGGGEDLSEAAYRGLIGRLRAAGLSYHVGYAHADYIDPEFTKTLMEETLLRAGVTLLYHCLLDRVARADDGAWRVEFVAKNARIRVRADYVIDATGDADVCASAGAQTTHGRNSDGRAQPMSMVVQLAGFDPRAWADAGLPIEAGRYAVKCDCFGAEASRARAAGEWTIPRENIAMLWAAPGDPTRVTINGTRINGLSACDPLDVTRAEIEGRRQAGELARFFRNHIPGFADAHLAQTGPQIGVRESRRIVGRAVLTEDDVRASRMPNDTITRCAYPIDVHSPDSAATQFESMPSGHVYGIPWGCLLPANLENIAAAGRCISATHEAAGSFRVMPTCMGLGEAAGTGAALAAQAKIPLSTVSSGSIRAAMDKQLRALPALSRP; encoded by the coding sequence TTGAGTTACACCCGTTCCGCGGGTGGAATCCAGCCGCGCATCGCGCGGCGTCCCGGCTGGTTGTTTTCCCGCGGCGTGGTTGAGCATGTCGTCATGCAAGCGAAACCCTGCGATTTTACCACCCCGTGTCTGGTCGTCGGCGGCGGCCCCGCCGGTTATGGCGCGGCGCTCGCCGCGAGCAGGGCGGGGTGCAAGGTCCTCCTCGTCGAACATCACGGCTACCTTGGCGGCATGGGCGCGGCTGCAAACCTGAGCTGCTATCTGAACTATCGCGGCGGCGGCGAGGACTTGAGCGAGGCGGCTTATCGCGGACTCATCGGACGGCTGCGCGCGGCGGGGCTTTCCTATCACGTCGGCTACGCGCACGCGGACTACATCGACCCGGAGTTCACCAAAACACTCATGGAGGAAACGCTCCTCCGCGCGGGCGTGACGCTGCTTTATCATTGTCTGCTGGATCGCGTGGCACGCGCGGACGACGGTGCATGGCGGGTCGAGTTCGTGGCGAAAAACGCGCGCATCCGCGTGCGTGCCGATTATGTGATCGATGCCACCGGCGACGCCGATGTGTGCGCCTCCGCGGGCGCGCAGACCACGCACGGCCGCAACAGCGACGGACGCGCCCAGCCGATGTCGATGGTGGTGCAACTGGCGGGATTCGACCCGCGCGCGTGGGCGGATGCCGGCCTGCCCATCGAGGCCGGGCGCTACGCGGTCAAGTGCGACTGTTTCGGCGCGGAAGCCTCCCGCGCCCGCGCCGCCGGCGAATGGACCATCCCGCGAGAAAACATCGCCATGCTCTGGGCCGCGCCCGGCGACCCGACCCGCGTCACCATCAATGGCACGCGCATCAACGGGCTCAGCGCGTGCGACCCGCTCGATGTCACGCGCGCCGAGATCGAGGGCCGCCGTCAGGCCGGCGAGTTGGCGCGCTTTTTCCGCAACCACATCCCCGGCTTCGCCGATGCGCATCTGGCGCAGACCGGCCCGCAAATCGGCGTGCGCGAGAGCCGCCGCATCGTCGGGCGCGCCGTGCTCACCGAGGACGACGTACGCGCGAGCCGCATGCCGAACGACACGATTACGCGCTGCGCCTATCCGATCGACGTGCACAGCCCGGACAGCGCGGCGACGCAGTTCGAGTCGATGCCGTCCGGCCATGTTTACGGCATTCCGTGGGGCTGCCTGCTTCCTGCCAATCTGGAAAACATCGCCGCCGCCGGCCGCTGCATCAGCGCCACGCACGAGGCGGCGGGGAGTTTCCGCGTGATGCCGACCTGCATGGGCCTCGGCGAGGCCGCCGGCACGGGGGCGGCGCTCGCCGCGCAGGCGAAGATTCCGCTCTCAACCGTATCATCCGGTTCAATACGCGCGGCGATGGATAAACAACTCCGCGCCCTGCCCGCGCTCTCCCGCCCATGA
- a CDS encoding IclR family transcriptional regulator, producing MSPPRQERTETPLTQGIAVVRLLLQRGYALGVTQIAADLGMPKSSLHRLLKTLCQIGFLQQNPRNHRYGVDAGIFAFVHEIAAHFARNMSLDTALRKAAATLDASVYIDMLGGRNAYVVCAAGDEGNTLRLGMNSPIHASSPGKILVAQMPESSWPAYAPREDDEAVTPCTNLSPERFYAQLRQAREAGFAWNIRETSVDHVSVAAVVREPLVNPPRLAVAILLRHDAYLHRDQHELEQSVLALADRLGRVLAVKR from the coding sequence ATGAGCCCGCCCCGGCAAGAACGAACCGAGACCCCGCTGACCCAAGGCATCGCCGTCGTGCGCCTGCTGCTCCAGCGCGGCTATGCGCTCGGCGTCACGCAGATCGCCGCCGATCTCGGCATGCCGAAATCTTCGCTGCACCGCCTGCTGAAGACCCTCTGCCAGATCGGTTTTCTCCAGCAAAATCCGCGCAATCACCGCTACGGCGTGGACGCGGGGATCTTTGCCTTCGTGCACGAGATCGCCGCCCATTTCGCGCGCAACATGAGCCTCGACACCGCACTGCGCAAAGCGGCCGCGACGCTCGACGCCAGCGTGTATATCGACATGCTCGGCGGGCGCAATGCCTACGTGGTGTGCGCCGCCGGCGACGAGGGCAACACCCTGCGCCTCGGCATGAACAGCCCCATACACGCCTCGTCGCCGGGCAAGATCCTCGTCGCGCAAATGCCCGAATCCTCGTGGCCCGCCTACGCACCGCGCGAGGACGACGAGGCGGTCACGCCCTGCACCAACCTTTCGCCCGAACGCTTCTATGCGCAGCTCCGCCAGGCGCGCGAGGCCGGCTTCGCCTGGAACATCCGCGAAACCAGCGTCGATCACGTGTCGGTTGCCGCCGTGGTGCGCGAGCCGCTCGTCAACCCGCCGCGCCTCGCCGTCGCGATCCTGCTCCGCCACGATGCCTATCTGCATCGCGACCAGCACGAACTCGAGCAATCCGTCCTCGCCCTCGCCGACCGCCTCGGCCGCGTGCTGGCCGTGAAACGGTGA
- the aroQ gene encoding type II 3-dehydroquinate dehydratase, translating to MKTIGILNGPNLDRLGKREPEIYGATTLAQLEERLRAEFDGAARLEFFQSNHEGALIDRIAALADAKADGLVVNFGALTHTSVGLRDALLGAHLPTVEVHISNIYKREEFRHKSLTAPACVGMVTGLGLEGYFAALRFLLKQ from the coding sequence ATGAAAACCATCGGCATCCTCAACGGCCCCAATCTCGACCGGCTCGGCAAACGCGAGCCGGAGATTTACGGCGCGACCACGCTGGCGCAACTGGAGGAGCGGCTGCGCGCGGAGTTCGACGGCGCGGCGCGGCTGGAGTTTTTCCAATCGAACCACGAGGGGGCGTTGATTGACCGGATCGCGGCGCTGGCGGACGCAAAGGCGGACGGCCTCGTCGTGAATTTCGGCGCGCTCACGCACACGAGCGTGGGCTTGCGGGACGCGCTGCTGGGCGCGCACCTGCCGACGGTGGAGGTGCACATTTCGAATATCTACAAGCGCGAGGAATTCCGCCACAAGTCGCTCACCGCGCCGGCGTGCGTCGGCATGGTGACCGGCCTGGGCTTGGAGGGATATTTCGCGGCGCTGCGGTTTTTGCTGAAGCAGTAA
- a CDS encoding Nif3-like dinuclear metal center hexameric protein, translating to MASLQELVDYCDTRTRRAAFKDAPGAFNGLQVANDGRVTKVGAIVDSGVAPFRKAVAAGVDFLVAHHGMFWDMPRPITGPVYGRVSTLVLGNCALYSCHLPLDAHPEIGNNALLARQLGLAPDEPFLVRDGEPVGWVAAWADTRAALRSRLESLYARVVPVECGPERPGKVAFCSGSGNSAIPGMLAVGVTTLVTGELREEWFNVAQESGLNVYLCGHYATETHGVRALAAELAEKFGLPWEFIATENPL from the coding sequence ATGGCTTCGCTTCAGGAATTGGTTGACTATTGCGACACACGCACGCGGCGCGCGGCGTTCAAGGACGCGCCGGGGGCGTTCAACGGGTTGCAGGTCGCGAACGACGGGCGCGTGACCAAGGTCGGCGCGATCGTGGACTCGGGCGTGGCACCGTTTCGCAAGGCGGTCGCGGCGGGCGTGGATTTTCTGGTCGCGCACCACGGGATGTTCTGGGACATGCCGCGTCCGATCACCGGGCCGGTTTACGGGCGGGTGAGCACGCTGGTGCTTGGAAATTGCGCGCTGTATTCGTGCCATCTGCCGCTCGACGCGCACCCGGAGATCGGCAACAACGCCCTGCTCGCCCGCCAACTCGGGCTCGCGCCGGACGAGCCGTTTCTCGTGCGCGACGGCGAGCCGGTGGGCTGGGTGGCGGCGTGGGCGGACACGCGGGCGGCGCTGCGGTCGCGGCTGGAATCGCTCTACGCGCGCGTGGTGCCGGTGGAATGCGGGCCGGAGCGGCCGGGCAAGGTGGCGTTTTGCAGCGGGAGCGGCAACAGCGCCATCCCCGGGATGCTGGCGGTGGGCGTGACGACGCTGGTGACGGGCGAACTGCGCGAGGAGTGGTTCAACGTGGCGCAGGAATCGGGGTTGAACGTGTATTTGTGCGGCCACTACGCGACCGAGACCCACGGCGTGCGCGCGCTCGCGGCGGAACTGGCGGAAAAATTCGGACTGCCATGGGAGTTCATCGCCACGGAGAATCCGCTCTGA
- a CDS encoding DNA alkylation repair protein, which translates to MTAKDIQKELEALSTPEKKEFLPRFFKTGKGQYGEGDKFIGVVVPDTRKVAKSHKDISHAEIIKLLHSEYHECRLCALLILVERFKKAKESERKEIYEFYLSSTRWINNWDLVDLSAKDIVGEYLVDKDRAILYKLAKSELLWDQRIAILATFAFIRRGDLDDIFALSQKLLRHRHDLMHKAVGWMLREAGKKDKNKLCGFLDRHRGEMPRTMLRYSLEKFSAEERAHYMRR; encoded by the coding sequence GTGACGGCAAAAGACATACAGAAAGAACTTGAAGCGCTCTCCACTCCGGAGAAAAAAGAGTTCCTGCCCCGCTTCTTCAAGACGGGGAAAGGCCAGTATGGAGAAGGGGACAAGTTTATCGGAGTGGTGGTGCCGGATACCCGCAAGGTGGCCAAAAGCCACAAGGATATATCGCATGCCGAGATCATCAAACTTCTGCACAGTGAATACCACGAATGCCGCCTGTGTGCGTTATTGATCTTGGTGGAAAGGTTCAAGAAGGCAAAGGAGTCGGAAAGAAAGGAAATTTATGAATTTTATCTGTCTTCCACCCGTTGGATCAACAACTGGGATTTGGTCGACCTCAGCGCCAAGGACATAGTGGGAGAATATCTCGTGGACAAGGACAGGGCCATTTTATACAAGCTGGCGAAAAGCGAACTGTTATGGGACCAGCGCATAGCCATACTTGCCACATTCGCCTTTATCAGGCGGGGTGATCTCGATGATATATTTGCCCTGTCCCAAAAATTATTGCGGCACAGGCACGACTTGATGCACAAGGCCGTCGGCTGGATGCTTCGCGAAGCGGGGAAAAAAGATAAAAACAAACTTTGCGGCTTTCTCGACCGCCATCGCGGAGAAATGCCGCGCACCATGCTCCGCTATTCCTTGGAAAAATTCAGCGCGGAGGAGAGGGCGCATTATATGAGAAGATAA
- a CDS encoding ferrochelatase — protein sequence MPKRAVLLVNLGSPDSTSVPDVRRYLSEFLGDPRVIDKPDNRLLRSFLVNQIIIRKRVENSAHAYSTIWTPEGSPLIVTSRSVRDKLAARLAAAAEGAGDKNHSAGGTTSVSSGSERTERKEKEERTAQGGETPVYLAMRYGEPSIASVVAQLAADGVEHALLFPQYPHYAMSSWETVVAEVYEQAARLAPELRVDCVQPFYNDADYIDALVASARPALAQPHDLLLFSYHGIPERHLRKADTSRAHCTLVRGCCEIDSPVHGTCYKAQCLRTTQAFVRRAALAAGRYSVSFQSRLVGEPWLSPFTDETLARLPSAGVKRLLVMSPAFVTDCLETLEEIAIAGRKTFLDAGGESYYQIPCLNDQPMYIDFLEARVRRWLAGEAPSATQARERAALLAEA from the coding sequence ATGCCCAAGCGCGCCGTTCTTCTCGTCAACCTCGGCTCCCCCGACTCCACCAGCGTGCCCGACGTGCGCCGCTACCTGAGCGAATTTCTGGGCGATCCGCGCGTCATCGACAAACCGGACAACCGGCTGCTGCGCTCGTTTCTGGTCAACCAGATCATCATCCGCAAGCGCGTCGAAAACTCGGCCCACGCCTACTCCACCATCTGGACGCCGGAAGGCTCGCCGCTCATCGTCACCTCGCGCTCCGTGCGCGACAAGCTCGCCGCGCGCCTGGCCGCCGCCGCGGAAGGCGCAGGGGACAAAAACCATTCCGCTGGAGGGACGACCTCCGTGTCGTCCGGTTCTGAGAGGACGGAGAGGAAAGAAAAAGAGGAAAGAACTGCGCAGGGCGGAGAAACGCCCGTGTATCTGGCGATGCGCTACGGGGAGCCGTCCATCGCGTCGGTGGTCGCGCAACTCGCCGCCGACGGCGTGGAGCACGCGCTGCTTTTCCCGCAGTATCCGCACTACGCCATGTCGTCGTGGGAGACGGTGGTGGCCGAGGTTTACGAGCAGGCCGCGCGCCTCGCGCCGGAGCTGCGCGTGGACTGCGTGCAGCCTTTCTATAACGACGCCGATTACATCGACGCGCTGGTGGCGTCCGCGCGTCCCGCGCTCGCGCAGCCGCACGACCTCCTGCTTTTCAGCTATCACGGCATCCCCGAGCGCCACCTGCGCAAGGCCGACACCTCGCGCGCGCACTGCACCCTCGTGCGCGGCTGCTGCGAGATCGACTCGCCCGTGCACGGCACCTGCTACAAGGCGCAATGCCTCCGCACCACGCAGGCTTTCGTGCGCCGCGCCGCGCTCGCCGCCGGGCGCTACTCGGTGTCCTTCCAATCGCGGCTCGTGGGCGAGCCCTGGCTCTCGCCCTTCACCGACGAGACCCTCGCGCGCCTGCCGTCCGCCGGCGTGAAGCGCCTGCTCGTGATGTCGCCGGCGTTCGTGACCGACTGCCTTGAGACCCTGGAGGAAATCGCCATCGCGGGCCGGAAGACCTTCCTGGATGCGGGCGGCGAATCTTATTATCAAATCCCCTGCCTCAACGACCAGCCGATGTATATAGACTTCCTCGAAGCCCGCGTGCGCCGCTGGCTCGCCGGCGAGGCGCCCTCCGCCACCCAGGCCCGCGAGCGCGCAGCGCTGCTGGCGGAAGCGTGA
- the gpmI gene encoding 2,3-bisphosphoglycerate-independent phosphoglycerate mutase, producing the protein MSTSRKPVVLIIRDGWGKNPRPEQHDFNAVELAKHPADDMLHAKYPFALVKASGLDVGLPDGVMGNSEVGHENIGAGRIVDQELVRINKLFSEKRLAANTVWRAAVERVKKNPSARLHLMGIVSDAGVHGMLEHLYGLLAQAKADGVGANQVFIHAFTDGRDTPPHSGLGYVKQVEAKCREIGIGKIASVCGRFWAMDRDNRWERVSKAYNLLTGRAIAATAPSAEAAVQHYYDHPLGETQKGDEFVTPTAVTGADGKPLATIADGDAVIFYNYRGDRPREITKAFVIDGFDGFDRGKKLDLYYATMAEYEAGLPVHVILPKPEKLKNILGQVVADAGIAQFRCAETEKNPHVTFFFNNYRKDPFPGEDRVCPASPKVPTYDMQPEMSAAEVTRLTKDAILSGKYGLVVVNFANPDMVGHTGSLPAAIKAVEATDAGVGTLLAAVEKMGGHAVVCADHGNCEQMWDPSVNGPHTAHTLNLVEVFVFGNGYAAGKTKMRAGGRLGDLAPTILALMGLPKPAEMTGESLILG; encoded by the coding sequence ATGAGCACATCACGCAAACCCGTTGTCCTTATCATTCGCGACGGCTGGGGCAAAAATCCCCGGCCCGAGCAACACGACTTCAATGCCGTCGAGCTGGCGAAGCATCCCGCCGACGACATGCTGCACGCGAAGTATCCCTTCGCGCTGGTCAAGGCCAGCGGCCTCGATGTCGGCCTGCCCGACGGCGTGATGGGCAACAGCGAAGTCGGCCACGAAAACATCGGCGCGGGCCGCATCGTGGACCAGGAACTCGTGCGCATCAACAAGCTCTTCTCCGAAAAACGCCTCGCCGCCAACACGGTCTGGCGCGCCGCCGTCGAGCGCGTGAAAAAGAACCCGTCGGCCAGGCTCCACCTCATGGGCATCGTCTCCGACGCCGGCGTGCACGGCATGCTGGAGCACCTCTACGGCCTCCTCGCCCAGGCCAAGGCCGACGGCGTCGGCGCGAACCAAGTCTTCATCCACGCCTTCACCGACGGGCGCGACACGCCGCCGCACAGCGGCCTCGGCTACGTGAAACAGGTCGAGGCGAAATGCCGCGAAATCGGCATCGGCAAAATCGCCAGCGTGTGCGGACGCTTCTGGGCCATGGACCGCGACAACCGCTGGGAGCGCGTCAGCAAAGCCTACAACCTGCTCACCGGCCGCGCCATCGCGGCCACCGCGCCCAGCGCCGAGGCCGCCGTGCAGCACTACTACGACCATCCGCTCGGCGAAACGCAGAAGGGCGACGAGTTCGTCACGCCCACCGCCGTGACCGGCGCCGACGGCAAGCCGCTCGCCACCATCGCCGACGGCGACGCCGTCATTTTCTACAACTACCGCGGCGACCGCCCGCGCGAAATCACCAAGGCCTTTGTCATCGACGGATTCGACGGTTTCGACCGCGGCAAAAAACTCGACCTCTACTACGCCACCATGGCCGAATACGAGGCCGGCCTGCCCGTGCACGTGATCCTGCCGAAGCCGGAAAAGTTGAAAAACATCCTCGGCCAGGTCGTGGCCGACGCCGGCATCGCGCAATTCCGCTGCGCCGAGACCGAGAAGAACCCGCACGTCACCTTTTTCTTCAACAACTATCGCAAGGACCCCTTCCCCGGCGAGGACCGCGTGTGTCCCGCCAGCCCGAAAGTCCCCACCTACGACATGCAGCCGGAAATGTCCGCCGCCGAGGTCACGCGCCTCACGAAGGATGCGATCCTCTCCGGCAAATACGGCCTCGTCGTGGTGAACTTCGCCAACCCCGACATGGTCGGCCACACCGGCTCGCTGCCCGCCGCGATCAAGGCAGTCGAGGCGACCGACGCCGGCGTGGGCACGCTGCTCGCCGCCGTGGAAAAGATGGGCGGCCACGCCGTGGTCTGCGCCGACCACGGCAACTGCGAGCAGATGTGGGACCCGTCCGTGAACGGCCCGCACACCGCGCACACTCTGAATCTCGTGGAGGTGTTTGTATTCGGAAACGGATACGCCGCCGGAAAAACGAAGATGCGCGCGGGCGGCCGCCTCGGCGACCTCGCCCCGACGATCCTCGCGCTGATGGGGCTGCCCAAGCCCGCCGAGATGACCGGCGAAAGCCTGATCCTCGGTTGA
- a CDS encoding (4Fe-4S)-binding protein — protein MAKEYTNGEITIVWQPEKCAHAGVCAKTLPEVYKPQERPWIRPDKATTAELKRQIDQCPSGALSWRAGGRQAA, from the coding sequence ATGGCAAAGGAATATACGAACGGGGAAATCACGATTGTCTGGCAGCCGGAAAAATGCGCCCACGCGGGTGTCTGCGCCAAGACGCTGCCGGAAGTTTACAAGCCGCAGGAGCGTCCGTGGATCAGGCCGGACAAGGCGACGACGGCGGAACTCAAGCGGCAGATCGACCAATGCCCGTCAGGCGCCCTGTCGTGGCGCGCGGGCGGCAGACAGGCGGCATGA
- a CDS encoding pirin family protein: MKTELFLADTRGHANHGWLDTHHTFSFAGYHDPARVQFGVLRVVNDDIVAPGMGFGTHPHANMEIVSIPLRGALRHKDSMGNGGVIRAGEIQVMSAGSGITHSEFNASTDEDVNFFQIWIFPNKRNVTPRYEQKKMDLLKNQLTQVVSPSAGDAGVWLHQDAWFHMGVFDEGRVFDYKLKKSGDGLFAMVIEGKFEADGKALERRDAVGITGTDAVAFKTLSPDAQILLVEVPMTGNPSG; the protein is encoded by the coding sequence ATGAAAACGGAACTGTTTTTGGCCGACACGCGCGGGCATGCGAACCATGGCTGGCTGGACACGCACCACACGTTCAGTTTCGCGGGTTATCACGACCCTGCGCGCGTGCAATTCGGAGTGCTGCGCGTGGTGAATGACGACATTGTCGCGCCGGGCATGGGCTTCGGGACGCACCCGCACGCCAACATGGAGATTGTCTCGATTCCCTTGCGCGGCGCCCTGCGGCACAAGGACAGCATGGGCAACGGCGGCGTGATTCGCGCGGGCGAGATCCAGGTAATGAGCGCAGGGAGCGGGATTACGCACAGCGAGTTTAACGCGAGCACGGACGAGGACGTGAATTTTTTCCAGATCTGGATTTTCCCCAACAAACGAAATGTCACGCCACGCTACGAGCAGAAAAAAATGGACTTGTTGAAAAACCAACTGACGCAGGTTGTCTCGCCAAGCGCGGGCGACGCGGGCGTGTGGTTGCATCAGGACGCCTGGTTCCACATGGGCGTTTTCGACGAGGGTCGGGTGTTTGATTACAAATTGAAGAAGAGCGGCGACGGACTTTTTGCGATGGTGATCGAGGGAAAGTTCGAGGCCGACGGAAAGGCGCTGGAGCGGCGCGACGCGGTTGGAATCACCGGCACGGACGCGGTGGCGTTCAAAACCCTGTCGCCGGACGCGCAGATTTTGCTGGTCGAGGTGCCGATGACGGGAAATCCGTCCGGCTGA
- a CDS encoding glycosyl hydrolase, translating into MTRSSFTLVLAMLQAVSFFSIHADDEPRPSDAAPQSGGDTAQPPAWPETTRVTRPWTRWWWPGSAVDEANLTRELAAFAGAGLGGVEITPIYGARGFERRYIAFLSPRYIEVLRHTAAEAARLGLGVDMATGTGWPFGGPQVRPEDAELAIEITDGKFTPKPTDFRVKRSAPGGAGPVLNPYSTAALAHYLEPFTAALKQLPPGAIRAQFHDSFEYKANWAAELPDAFRKRHGYDLAAHAAMLAAAPAAESDADTIARIKSDYRETLAALHMDYVRAWHTWTRSVGGISREQAHGAPANLLDLYALSDIPETEIFGSTDFPIPFYRNPPEERSREVPQPLVNQLASSAAHVAGKKLASSEAFTWAREHFHEAPSGLKPELDQLFLTGINHIFYHGSCFSPADAPWPGWLFYASTQYNPRNPLWHEFAALNAYITRVQSFLQAGRPDNGILLYWPVYDLWHDPKGWNRNLGMHGHDWLTEAPAGRLAQALIDRGYTFDFVSDEQLRTTACVPRSSRLRTIGTAEYQAVLVPRTGHMPAATLRRLLDLASQGARILFFDAMPADVPGFARLESRRAEFAEQLARIELPPPGTAVRAAMLGKGNVYVGDDLDTLLGLVPVARETIADSGLRFVRRALPDGHIWFIANLTDKPYSDAAPLVTEDAAAALYDPLSGVSGMARYSAARADSDAGTPATLSVGLQLAPGQSIIVRTYAGEAVPENAASWTYSAPVGEPAALGGRWTVTFASGGPQLPPPFKTAALTSWTDQGGEAGRFAGMARYELDFELPAAPEGAEVEDWWLDLGDVRETARVLVNGRDVGLLWCLPFRARIGHCLRPGKNHLAIEVTNLAANRIRDLDQRGVVWKNFHEINFVNAHYKPLDAGLWPLQPSGLLGPVTLTPLKVER; encoded by the coding sequence ATGACCCGATCCTCATTCACCCTCGTCCTGGCGATGTTGCAGGCGGTATCCTTTTTTTCGATACACGCAGACGACGAGCCTCGCCCTTCGGACGCCGCTCCGCAGTCCGGCGGCGACACCGCGCAGCCGCCCGCGTGGCCCGAAACCACCCGCGTGACGCGGCCGTGGACGCGCTGGTGGTGGCCGGGCAGCGCGGTGGACGAGGCCAACCTCACGCGCGAGCTGGCCGCATTTGCCGGCGCGGGCCTCGGCGGCGTGGAGATCACGCCCATCTACGGCGCGCGGGGGTTTGAGCGCCGCTACATCGCCTTTCTCTCCCCGCGTTATATCGAGGTGCTGCGCCACACCGCCGCCGAGGCCGCCCGGCTCGGGCTCGGCGTGGACATGGCGACGGGCACCGGCTGGCCTTTCGGCGGCCCGCAAGTCCGCCCGGAGGACGCCGAGCTCGCCATCGAAATCACGGACGGAAAATTCACGCCGAAGCCGACGGACTTTCGCGTGAAACGCTCCGCGCCGGGCGGCGCGGGCCCCGTGCTCAATCCCTATTCGACCGCCGCGCTCGCGCATTACCTCGAACCGTTCACCGCCGCGCTCAAGCAGCTCCCGCCCGGCGCCATCCGCGCGCAGTTCCACGATTCGTTCGAATATAAGGCCAACTGGGCCGCGGAACTCCCCGACGCCTTCCGCAAACGGCATGGCTACGACCTCGCCGCTCACGCCGCGATGCTCGCCGCCGCGCCCGCCGCCGAAAGCGACGCCGACACGATCGCGCGCATCAAGTCCGATTACCGCGAGACGCTCGCCGCCCTGCACATGGACTACGTCCGCGCCTGGCACACGTGGACGCGCTCGGTCGGCGGCATCAGCCGCGAGCAGGCGCACGGCGCGCCCGCCAATCTTCTCGACCTCTACGCGCTCTCCGACATCCCCGAGACGGAGATTTTCGGCTCCACCGATTTCCCGATTCCGTTCTACCGCAATCCGCCGGAGGAGCGCAGCCGCGAGGTGCCGCAACCGCTCGTCAACCAGCTCGCCTCGTCCGCCGCGCACGTGGCCGGGAAAAAACTCGCCTCGTCCGAGGCCTTCACGTGGGCGCGCGAGCATTTCCACGAGGCGCCCTCCGGGCTCAAGCCCGAGCTTGACCAGCTTTTCCTCACCGGGATCAACCACATCTTTTACCACGGCTCGTGCTTCAGCCCCGCCGACGCGCCCTGGCCTGGCTGGCTCTTCTACGCCTCCACCCAATACAACCCGCGCAATCCGCTCTGGCACGAATTCGCCGCGCTCAACGCCTACATCACCCGCGTCCAGTCCTTCCTCCAGGCCGGCCGGCCCGACAACGGCATCCTCCTCTACTGGCCGGTTTACGACCTCTGGCACGACCCGAAAGGCTGGAACCGCAACCTCGGCATGCACGGCCACGACTGGCTCACCGAGGCGCCGGCCGGCCGGCTCGCGCAGGCGCTGATCGACCGCGGATACACGTTTGATTTCGTATCCGACGAACAACTACGCACCACGGCCTGCGTTCCCAGGAGCAGCAGGCTGAGGACCATCGGGACCGCCGAATACCAGGCCGTCCTCGTGCCCCGGACCGGCCACATGCCCGCCGCCACGCTCCGCCGCCTGCTCGACCTCGCGAGCCAGGGCGCGCGGATTCTCTTCTTCGACGCCATGCCCGCCGACGTGCCCGGTTTCGCCCGGCTCGAAAGCCGCCGCGCCGAGTTTGCGGAACAACTCGCGCGCATCGAGCTCCCGCCGCCCGGCACCGCCGTGCGCGCCGCGATGCTCGGCAAGGGCAACGTCTATGTCGGCGACGATCTCGACACGCTTCTCGGCCTCGTGCCCGTCGCCCGCGAGACCATCGCCGACAGCGGCTTGCGCTTCGTCCGGCGCGCGCTGCCCGACGGCCACATCTGGTTCATCGCCAATCTCACGGACAAGCCCTACTCCGACGCCGCCCCGCTCGTCACCGAGGATGCCGCCGCCGCGCTCTACGACCCGCTTTCCGGCGTGTCCGGCATGGCCCGCTATTCCGCCGCCCGCGCCGATTCCGATGCCGGCACGCCCGCCACGCTTTCCGTCGGCCTGCAACTCGCGCCCGGCCAGTCCATCATCGTCCGCACCTACGCGGGCGAGGCCGTCCCGGAAAATGCCGCGTCATGGACCTATTCCGCCCCCGTGGGCGAGCCCGCCGCCCTCGGCGGCAGGTGGACGGTCACCTTTGCGAGCGGCGGCCCGCAGCTTCCGCCGCCCTTCAAAACCGCCGCGCTCACCTCTTGGACCGACCAGGGCGGCGAGGCCGGGCGTTTCGCCGGCATGGCGCGCTACGAACTCGATTTCGAGCTGCCGGCCGCGCCCGAGGGCGCGGAGGTCGAGGACTGGTGGCTCGACCTCGGCGACGTGCGCGAGACCGCGCGCGTGCTCGTCAACGGCCGCGATGTCGGCCTGCTCTGGTGCCTGCCCTTCCGCGCGCGCATCGGCCATTGCCTGCGTCCCGGCAAGAACCACCTCGCCATCGAGGTGACAAACCTCGCCGCGAACCGCATCCGCGACCTGGACCAGCGCGGCGTGGTCTGGAAAAATTTCCACGAAATCAATTTCGTCAACGCGCACTACAAGCCGCTCGACGCGGGCCTGTGGCCGCTTCAGCCCTCCGGCCTTCTCGGTCCCGTGACGCTCACGCCGCTGAAGGTGGAGCGGTGA